From Verrucomicrobiota bacterium, the proteins below share one genomic window:
- a CDS encoding exodeoxyribonuclease III — translation MKLASWNVNGLRACLKKGFTESVAELDVDFLCLQETKLGRDAPPELDLPRLAHRVFHNAEKPGYSGTAILSSKKPNSIETDLGDSKFAGEGRVIAAEFSDFYLVNSYVPNSQDGLRRLVYRCNKWEPRTRDYLLSLSQVKPVLYCGDLNVAHKEIDIARPQANRRNAGFTDEERQELTNLIEAGFIDTFRHFHPKATERYSWWSYRGGARQRNVGWRLDYFLASESAANHLVSADILDSVEGSDHCPVTLEIR, via the coding sequence ATGAAACTAGCCTCTTGGAACGTAAACGGACTGCGCGCATGCTTGAAAAAGGGCTTCACGGAATCAGTAGCGGAATTGGATGTGGATTTTCTCTGCCTTCAGGAAACCAAGCTCGGGCGAGACGCACCACCAGAACTCGATCTCCCAAGGCTAGCCCACAGAGTATTTCACAACGCCGAGAAACCCGGCTACTCCGGAACCGCGATCCTCTCGAGTAAGAAGCCCAATTCGATCGAAACGGATTTAGGAGACTCCAAATTTGCAGGTGAAGGCAGGGTGATCGCAGCCGAATTCTCCGACTTTTATCTCGTGAATTCGTACGTCCCCAATAGCCAGGACGGCCTTCGGAGACTTGTCTACAGATGCAACAAGTGGGAGCCCCGCACCCGTGACTACTTACTAAGTCTCTCCCAAGTAAAACCCGTCCTCTATTGCGGAGACCTGAATGTCGCGCACAAGGAAATCGACATTGCCCGTCCTCAGGCCAACCGGAGAAACGCTGGATTCACTGACGAAGAACGTCAGGAGCTCACCAATCTCATCGAAGCCGGGTTTATCGATACGTTTCGTCACTTTCACCCCAAAGCGACCGAACGCTACTCGTGGTGGAGCTATCGAGGAGGTGCCCGCCAGCGAAACGTGGGCTGGCGCCTTGACTACTTCCTAGCATCGGAATCCGCCGCGAACCACCTCGTGTCGGCCGATATCCTCGATAGTGTCGAAGGTAGCGACCATTGTCCGGTAACGCTCGAAATTCGATAG
- the rfaD gene encoding ADP-glyceromanno-heptose 6-epimerase, with product MAQKIIPSLPHRASQLKHDLSKKKILVTGGAGFIGSALVWALNQKGLTNIVISDFLGSDEKWKNLVPLRFDDYLEADSLLERVRSGNDYLKSFHTVFHLGANSSTTETNARHLIQNNFEFTKLLSYATLGQGSRFVYASSAATYGNGESGMSDQADDLSIFRPLNMYGYSKHMFDLYAKNNGFLEEVVGLKYFNVYGPNEQHKGDMRSLVIKAYEQLEADGCIRLFRSHRPDYKDGEQMRDFLYVKDAVKMTIHLAETSKAGGLFNLGSGEANTWIRLAKAIFKAAGKEENIEFIDMPEALRDKYQYYTCANVDKLRDSGYEEAITVLEDAVGDYVREYLIPSKRLGD from the coding sequence ATGGCGCAAAAGATCATTCCCAGCCTCCCTCATCGTGCCTCTCAATTGAAGCACGATCTCTCGAAGAAGAAAATTCTTGTAACCGGTGGAGCAGGATTTATCGGCAGTGCCCTCGTATGGGCCCTGAATCAAAAAGGCCTTACCAACATCGTCATTTCTGATTTTCTCGGTTCCGATGAAAAGTGGAAGAACCTTGTACCCCTGCGCTTTGACGACTATCTCGAAGCCGACTCCCTTCTCGAAAGGGTGCGCTCGGGAAACGATTACCTAAAGAGCTTTCATACTGTCTTCCATCTGGGAGCCAACTCCAGCACGACTGAAACGAACGCCCGGCATCTCATCCAAAACAACTTCGAGTTCACCAAACTCCTTTCCTACGCAACCCTCGGGCAGGGGAGTCGATTTGTCTACGCCTCTTCTGCTGCCACTTACGGAAACGGCGAATCCGGAATGAGCGATCAGGCAGACGATCTATCCATTTTTCGCCCGCTCAACATGTATGGATATTCCAAGCACATGTTTGACCTTTACGCGAAGAATAACGGATTCCTCGAAGAGGTTGTCGGGCTCAAGTACTTCAATGTTTACGGGCCCAACGAACAACACAAGGGAGACATGCGGAGCCTCGTGATCAAGGCCTACGAACAATTGGAGGCCGATGGTTGCATAAGGCTCTTTCGCAGTCATCGGCCTGACTACAAAGACGGTGAACAGATGCGGGATTTCCTTTATGTTAAGGATGCTGTGAAGATGACCATTCATCTCGCTGAAACCTCGAAAGCCGGAGGCCTATTCAATCTCGGGTCGGGAGAAGCAAACACTTGGATCCGGCTGGCCAAAGCCATCTTCAAAGCGGCAGGAAAGGAAGAGAATATCGAGTTTATCGACATGCCCGAAGCTTTGCGGGATAAGTACCAGTATTACACCTGCGCCAATGTCGATAAGCTCCGGGACTCCGGTTATGAAGAGGCGATCACTGTTCTGGAAGATGCTGTAGGCGACTATGTCCGTGAATATCTTATCCCTAGCAAGCGACTCGGTGATTAA
- the folD gene encoding bifunctional methylenetetrahydrofolate dehydrogenase/methenyltetrahydrofolate cyclohydrolase FolD, which produces MELIDGNAIAQEIIAEVAEEVSTSAKSKPPTIAFIRVGEDPASVSYVRKKEKTAASLGIESQLHLFPDTISKEDLFAEIDNLNANPAIDGILVQSPLPSHISDQEAFNRVHPSKDVDGFHPSNLGKLCQGDESGFVACTPSGVVELLSRSGVSIPGKQVVIVGRSLIVGKPLSLLFLRRHPMGDATVSICHSKTPDLAALTREADILVAAVGRPEIIRGPMVKPGAVVIDVGVNRVPDPSRKSGYSLKGDVHFPEVSALASRITPVPGGVGPMTVAMLMRNTVKAWHLANGSA; this is translated from the coding sequence GTGGAATTGATCGACGGTAACGCGATCGCTCAGGAGATCATCGCCGAAGTCGCTGAGGAGGTCTCTACCTCGGCAAAAAGCAAACCGCCAACCATAGCTTTTATTCGCGTCGGCGAAGATCCCGCCTCCGTATCCTACGTCCGCAAAAAGGAAAAAACAGCCGCTTCCCTCGGGATCGAAAGCCAGCTGCACCTTTTTCCCGACACCATTTCTAAGGAAGATTTATTTGCCGAGATCGACAACCTCAACGCGAATCCAGCGATTGATGGAATACTGGTTCAATCTCCCCTTCCTAGCCATATTTCAGACCAGGAGGCTTTCAATCGTGTCCATCCGTCCAAAGACGTTGATGGATTTCATCCCTCCAATTTAGGCAAACTTTGTCAAGGAGATGAGAGTGGTTTTGTCGCCTGCACACCTAGTGGTGTGGTCGAGCTCCTTTCGCGATCGGGAGTCTCCATACCCGGCAAACAGGTAGTGATTGTCGGGCGCAGCCTTATCGTTGGTAAACCCCTTTCCCTACTTTTTCTTCGAAGGCACCCGATGGGGGATGCGACTGTATCCATCTGTCACTCGAAAACTCCCGATCTCGCTGCGCTGACCCGCGAAGCGGACATCCTCGTGGCAGCAGTCGGTAGGCCCGAAATAATCCGCGGTCCCATGGTCAAACCGGGCGCCGTCGTCATTGATGTTGGAGTCAATCGCGTTCCGGATCCATCCCGGAAGTCCGGCTATTCGCTCAAAGGAGATGTCCACTTTCCCGAAGTTTCTGCCCTAGCCTCCCGGATCACTCCAGTTCCTGGAGGAGTGGGACCGATGACTGTTGCGATGCTCATGCGAAATACCGTCAAGGCTTGGCACTTGGCTAATGGAAGTGCATGA
- a CDS encoding pseudouridine synthase, which yields MSKRVRLQKFISQAGICSRRKAEDLIREGRVSVDDKAAELGQTVDPEKERVFIDQKPVVMEEKPHLTLILNKPRHYVCTHSDPHQDETVFDLLPKQWRDPRLVCAGRLDKDSEGLLVLSTDGELVQRLTHPSRRIVKRYLVKVQRDLEAADVPKLLRGRTIEGQWLQFDKLVPPKGLRTEFEVHLDHGKKREIRRLLESFGYLVKRLKRTQVGGLKMRGLARGQARPLRSPEIKAMLSEKYRKEE from the coding sequence ATGTCCAAAAGAGTCAGGCTTCAAAAATTCATTTCCCAAGCTGGGATATGTTCCAGGCGGAAGGCTGAGGACCTGATTCGCGAAGGCCGGGTAAGCGTCGACGACAAAGCCGCTGAGCTAGGGCAGACCGTAGACCCTGAAAAAGAAAGGGTCTTTATCGATCAAAAGCCTGTAGTTATGGAGGAGAAGCCTCACCTCACTCTGATCCTGAACAAACCGCGTCACTACGTCTGCACTCACTCCGATCCTCACCAAGACGAGACTGTCTTTGACCTTCTTCCCAAACAGTGGCGCGATCCGCGACTCGTCTGTGCAGGGCGATTGGATAAAGATAGCGAGGGGCTTCTGGTGCTTTCCACTGACGGAGAATTAGTCCAGCGGCTGACTCATCCTTCCCGCCGAATCGTTAAACGATACCTCGTAAAGGTTCAGCGGGACCTCGAAGCAGCAGATGTCCCTAAATTACTGCGTGGGAGGACGATCGAGGGTCAGTGGCTACAGTTTGATAAACTGGTTCCGCCGAAAGGACTCAGAACAGAGTTTGAAGTGCATCTCGACCATGGAAAAAAGCGGGAAATTCGGCGACTTCTCGAATCCTTTGGCTACCTAGTGAAACGCCTGAAACGCACCCAAGTCGGTGGATTAAAAATGCGCGGGTTGGCGCGAGGACAGGCAAGACCCCTTCGGTCGCCCGAAATCAAGGCCATGCTTTCGGAAAAGTATCGAAAGGAAGAGTGA
- a CDS encoding hybrid sensor histidine kinase/response regulator gives MKLKDRILIVDDEPVNVEVLQRKLEKTGYEVRTATNGFECLDEVRKEAPDIILLDIMMPEMDGVETCRRLKADPKTATIPVIFVTAKMDKSDKISGLDHGAIDYITKPIDMEETMARVRTHLRLKMMHDENLELQQRLEEARRTAAVGSMTQGIAHNLNNLLGVVVGYLDLLKLRTSQPDKLENGIASMEKAVKRMVDLVRQLSLMATDEPVTSARAGIAQCVTNVIDRTTRKSESGAQTVTVKDNLPTDFEIHTSLETLESCFEHLIRNGIESYPEGTPADDRKVAVTLNLLREGADRQIEVLVQDEGTGIQPSISDRLFDPFVSTKNSVGRGFGLTVVKHSVSRLGGGVTIGPNGSEPGTCAVLRIPFDSE, from the coding sequence ATGAAACTGAAGGACAGAATTTTGATCGTAGATGACGAGCCGGTAAACGTTGAGGTTCTCCAGCGAAAGCTGGAGAAAACCGGCTACGAAGTCAGGACGGCGACCAACGGTTTCGAGTGTTTGGATGAGGTGAGAAAAGAGGCTCCCGACATCATTCTACTCGATATCATGATGCCGGAAATGGATGGCGTCGAAACCTGTCGACGCCTAAAAGCGGATCCCAAAACCGCCACCATCCCCGTGATTTTTGTTACGGCAAAGATGGACAAGTCCGACAAGATTTCCGGGCTCGATCACGGAGCGATCGACTACATTACCAAACCGATCGACATGGAGGAGACGATGGCTCGTGTCCGAACCCATCTGAGGTTGAAGATGATGCATGACGAAAACCTTGAGTTGCAGCAGCGGTTGGAAGAGGCCCGCCGCACCGCTGCCGTTGGTAGCATGACGCAGGGGATCGCACACAACCTCAACAACCTGCTCGGAGTAGTTGTTGGCTATCTGGATCTTCTGAAACTCAGGACGAGCCAGCCGGACAAGTTGGAAAATGGGATCGCATCCATGGAGAAAGCGGTCAAACGCATGGTCGATCTTGTCCGCCAGCTGAGCTTGATGGCGACCGACGAGCCGGTCACGAGCGCTCGTGCGGGGATCGCGCAGTGCGTGACCAACGTGATTGATCGGACAACTCGCAAGTCTGAATCCGGAGCACAGACGGTTACGGTCAAAGACAACCTTCCCACGGATTTCGAAATACACACTTCACTGGAAACACTAGAATCCTGTTTTGAGCACCTGATCCGCAATGGCATTGAAAGCTATCCCGAAGGAACGCCAGCAGACGATCGCAAGGTAGCCGTCACCCTGAATTTACTCAGGGAGGGAGCGGATCGGCAAATCGAGGTTCTGGTTCAGGATGAGGGAACGGGTATTCAGCCATCAATAAGCGACAGGCTATTTGATCCGTTTGTCTCCACGAAAAACTCCGTTGGGCGAGGTTTCGGACTCACCGTGGTCAAGCATTCCGTTTCTCGATTGGGAGGGGGAGTAACCATCGGACCGAACGGATCTGAACCTGGGACCTGCGCCGTTCTGCGCATTCCCTTTGATTCCGAATGA
- a CDS encoding RDD family protein: MSLPEDLDDPQNTAEKSLTEPAGIGARFGALCLDMILIILVFVVLLTQVVFPFYYPGAMDELQEWLEYVEESGDETEPPPMGENLQEAFKSSNVLSFFFIFLYFAFVPVFMGGGTLGMRIFNLRIQNRDKLAPASIGSLMIRSAVKTFSIQVLFLPYLTLIALANFLVALTNPRRATIHDMFARTVVVRGPAFSRS; the protein is encoded by the coding sequence ATGAGCCTTCCGGAAGATCTTGATGATCCGCAGAATACCGCGGAAAAATCCCTAACGGAACCTGCTGGCATCGGTGCTCGATTCGGGGCTCTCTGCCTCGATATGATCCTCATAATTCTGGTATTCGTAGTTCTGCTGACTCAAGTCGTTTTTCCCTTCTACTATCCAGGTGCTATGGATGAACTTCAGGAGTGGCTCGAGTACGTTGAGGAAAGTGGGGATGAAACCGAGCCTCCTCCCATGGGCGAAAACCTTCAAGAAGCGTTCAAGTCCTCGAACGTTTTATCGTTCTTCTTCATTTTCCTTTATTTCGCGTTTGTCCCTGTTTTTATGGGAGGAGGTACGCTCGGCATGAGAATTTTTAATCTTCGTATCCAAAATAGGGACAAATTGGCCCCGGCGTCGATAGGCTCATTGATGATCCGAAGTGCAGTTAAGACCTTTTCCATCCAGGTCTTGTTTTTACCCTATTTGACCCTGATTGCCTTGGCCAACTTCCTGGTCGCACTCACCAACCCCCGTCGCGCCACCATCCACGATATGTTTGCCCGGACAGTGGTCGTTCGAGGACCTGCGTTCTCCCGTTCATGA
- the proC gene encoding pyrroline-5-carboxylate reductase: protein MNSHGKTLPPTLFVGAGRMASAIVRGILDSGRAGPEKLYCTCGNDLTGQHLAEATGIHFAEDPGSILSTVDLFLLACKPQQLKDLPASLFTGTSGKLVVSILAGIPINRLSALSPLARNVVRVMPNTPAQIGKGISVYASRDPLSEEDQSIVESLLSSMGSVVSLPEDLMDAVTALSGSGPAYLFEFTRILTEAGKDIGLSNEVSSELARQTIIGSAALMESRSDATPSELVDEVTSPGGTTEAALQSFGNNFERVVVEALRAARDRSRELSSL from the coding sequence ATGAACTCCCACGGGAAAACTCTCCCACCCACCCTTTTTGTTGGAGCGGGCAGGATGGCTTCTGCCATTGTCCGAGGCATCCTTGATAGCGGACGAGCCGGTCCCGAAAAACTCTATTGCACCTGTGGGAACGACCTAACTGGACAGCACCTCGCAGAGGCAACGGGAATCCATTTTGCAGAAGACCCTGGGAGCATTTTATCCACAGTAGACCTCTTCTTACTCGCCTGTAAGCCGCAGCAATTGAAAGACCTCCCGGCTTCACTCTTCACAGGCACATCCGGCAAGCTCGTTGTTTCCATTCTCGCGGGAATCCCAATCAACCGCCTTTCTGCCCTTTCTCCTCTAGCCCGCAACGTAGTCCGCGTCATGCCCAACACCCCGGCCCAAATTGGAAAGGGCATATCGGTTTATGCCAGTCGCGATCCTCTTTCCGAGGAGGATCAGTCGATCGTTGAGTCGCTCCTTTCCTCAATGGGAAGTGTTGTCTCACTTCCCGAAGATCTTATGGACGCGGTGACCGCACTGAGCGGCAGCGGACCCGCCTATCTATTTGAATTCACCCGAATCCTGACAGAGGCCGGAAAGGATATCGGCCTTTCCAATGAAGTTTCGTCTGAACTCGCACGTCAGACAATTATCGGATCCGCAGCACTCATGGAATCGAGAAGCGACGCTACTCCGTCAGAATTGGTCGATGAGGTCACTTCTCCTGGTGGAACTACAGAAGCTGCCTTACAATCGTTCGGAAATAATTTTGAGCGAGTAGTGGTTGAGGCGCTAAGGGCGGCACGGGACCGCAGCCGCGAACTTTCCTCACTCTAG